The following nucleotide sequence is from Lytechinus pictus isolate F3 Inbred chromosome 10, Lp3.0, whole genome shotgun sequence.
ATTCTTCATAGTTGTTCGctgagaaaaaatatcaaaggaaGCAAACTTGAAATAAGTATGTAATTCATGGTAAAGTTCCCCTGACAACCGGATGCCCAGAACCCCCCTCTTCCAGCTTTTGACATGCTATCAAATGGTCTAATATGTGATTGTGTTTTGTTCCCCTTGATGATGCTCTggaaagcccccatcacacttattccgaatcaagcagaattggccggAATAAAAGGTCTATTGTTCGACCACCAGTTGGTTATTTAAATCTACTTCTAATACTGTTCGAAAATACCCTtcaaatgttttgaacatgaccaaaacctttgggacggccaaaagaaatgacaaatatatttcgaatgcactcagaatgcagtcagaatatttagaatgtcaaagaatgtagcacgaattttaatctgactccattgtggttcattttgactagtgtatgatgattcacctggtcaatttactgaatttcaactccagtttggtgaattcataagttcctcccaaaaatttctagattttttgttccagcttctgcttgattcctgctgattccgaataagtgtgatgggggcttaaaaCTTTTGCTTCATTTTATGCTATCTAGGACTTTCGGCGGTCGGTCGCAATAAGCGACGAAGTGTGTGAAATATCGGAGCGAGTCAAGAGTCAACTCGCTGATGTGAGACAAACCAACAAAGGTCTTAACTTGAAGGTGCGGAGAAAGCAAGAAGAAAATGAACGGGTAAGGTCTTGAAATCCAAGCTAAACTTGCTCAGGGGATCACTAAGATTAATTGAAGAATATGTAGCCAATTCTGCTCAGATTTGAAGATTTGTTTGAGAGACAGTGGTGCActtcaataagccagttcacggttagctcatgatcaacttttctcaaatgacttttgtgatttttcattaggataagcactatcattttcaaatgtagatgttgcgtaagctttaccggtagagtattcaaattctaagaacaaaaggcattgtataggccaggtgactagaatagtacatcggggataaagtttggaaatctgttttattgtctgcctttggcacatttgactattgtttaggctactgtcaaataccagtgattatgaaggctctatttattactcttcagcttggatgtgataaatattttgaaaggaatacatgaataatcatcaaatcacaaatgcctatgtcagtgaatttgaaagccaccttcatggttgtctccaatgacctttttctgctcgtgcgcagtttacaaccgtgaacaggcttatttaCTGGCCTTAAATGTGAATATGGAATACATTGTATTAACTTATTGTAttgatttttcatttccaaatgAATGACCTGCCCATGGGAggaattaattcaatttataaATGCCTCTAGTTCATAACTTCTCAGAAGTATTCTCTTCCTTCGTTTCTCTATTTCCTTTTGTCTACATTGAGTTTACTCACCTTATATGACTGAATTGTGGGATTTTCTtcaattatatttgatatagaTTAAACAAATCAAGAACATTAGGTAATAGATCATAAGAGGCAAGTGCAGATTCAGCATAAAATACAAACGAGGCAAGTGGTATGATAATATAAGAATATTGTGATTATATACAATTAGATAATATTGTAATATAAGAGATCTCTCTCTCAATGTTTTCATCTCTGCCCAACTTGTTTTGTCCCCCATAAATCTTGAGGATAGATGTTAGATCTTAATGAAGATAAAATACAATTCTTAATACAAGGATTGACCAAATATTACATGGAAAGATATGGTAAAGAATGAAAGGAGGGTTGTTCTGAATGATGAGGATGATCAAGACAGAAAGGAGTGGAAGGAGGGAGTGTCATCATTACATGAGAGTCAATTACCCATCGCTGGAGGGAAAATATTGACtgaaataaatgatgatgaaagatCTCTACAACTTTACTTGTCTCTCCCACAACTAATTTTGATCCCCTTTTGATCCTGaggatatattttatattgaaaaaaagaacatgGCATCCTcttttttatctctttcttttaAAGCTGAGAGGGGATATTGATTTACTGAAGCAGGAACGAACGATGATGAGAGAGACGATGAAGATGAACCGCCTCCATCTTGAGATGTCTCAGAAAGAACTGGAGATTGTTAGCCATGAGAGGGCTAAGGTTAGTCACACAGGAGGTCATTACCATTGCTGGCGCATGCAGTTTCTATGTACACATATCCGTAGGGAATATAACTTTTCAGTGATAAAGTCATTTGAATTGTACAGGAGCAAAATCCCCAGATTAGTACATTCTTTGTGTAAGGCGGGTTTTTATGGTGTGAGGGGTTTACAGTTTAATGCACAATTTTATAGTCTACAATGATGAGAATcgatcattttttaaaagttcttTTAAAAGATGCTGTAGACATTGAATGAAAGAAGTGAAGTTGCTAGCAATGTATCATGACATaatgtttttccccaaaattttgTAATGATTTGAGTGCCAAATGCGATTATAATTCATTGATGATCTAGTTAACATTTTCATCACCCATGGTGTAACTTAAACCTGAGTTTTGAATATTGGCtgatgtgatttttattttctttcttaatgtttattttataattttgttaattttttttcaaatctttgtcaatattttttccagTTGAACCAAGCCTATGAGGAGGTATTAAAGGACCtgatgtgatttttattttctttcttaatgtttattttatacttttgttaatgtttttttaatctttgtcaatattttttccagTTGAACCAAGCCTATGAGGAGGTATTGAAGGACCTGTCCCAATCATTCCTCAACACCGCATCTCTACAGCGCAGTGTCAACAAGCTACGGCTAGACTATGCTGATCTCTCTGAAAGGGTTATTGtaagttaaagataaattccagttgtgggaacgatctcaaactgactttttacagaatttgatataatgatcaccaaagtgtctgtttgtatgaataaaaaatatgtgccaaaggattctggaagaaattgtgtaattgctgagaaataagcaaactaagcgcggattcggtcacttccgtcgggtctttattccagcaataataatacactgtctcacgtgtgcctatctgtgttggcgatcttcagtgtgatcgtttttgtctcacctgcatagcagagtgagactataggcgccgcttttccgatggcggcggcggcgtcaacaccaaatcttaacctgaggttaagtttttgaaatgacagcataacttagaaagtatatggacctagttcatgaaacttggccataaggttaatcaagtattactgaacatcctgcctgagtttcatgtcacatgaccaaggtcaaaggtcatttagggtcaatgaacttagaccatgttgggggaatcaacatcaaaatcttaacctaaggttaagtttttgaaatgtcatcataacttagaaaatatatggatctagttcatgaaacttatacataaggttaatcaagtatcactgaacatcctgcatgagtttcacgtcacatgaccaaggtcaaaggtcatttagggtcaatgaactttggccgaatgggggtatctgttgaattaccatcataactttgaaagtttatggatctgattcatgaaacttggacataatagtaatcaagtattactgaacagcctgtgcaagtttcaggtcacatgatcaaggtcaaaggtcatttagggtcaatgaactttggccaaattggggtatttgttgaattacagccataaatttgaaagtgtgttggtctagttcataaaacttggacataatagtaatcaagtatcactgaacatcctgtgcgagtttcaggtcacatgatcaaggtcaaaggtcatgtaaggtcaaagaactttggccacgttgggggtatttgttgaattgccatcatatctctataagtgtattggtctagttcataaaacgtggaaataagagtaaccaagtatcactgaacatcttgtgcgagttatagttttcaaaatcagcactgctgctatattgaatcgcgtgatgcaggtgagacggccagaggcattccacttgttagctacatacatgtattatgatttcacaaagttcagtttatgtaactgtaccagatctagatccacgatgatatatcaatactttaccttggttttacagactttctcacgaaatcagtgttttactgcaactacgttcatttagctttaacttCTGACTCTCCAAAAAGAGTTATTAAATCACTGCAAATCTAATTGGAAATAGTCAGACCGTGAAATGATGTTATTGCACAAAGTCTACTATATTGTAATGGAATTGATTGCCATTCGACAAACTCATGAAtcgagtttaaaaaaaagatctcTCTAAATGGGGGAACTGGAATAGTAATTGATCTTACTTGAATTTACATATGTAGATTAAACAATCTTGAcatttttatacctgttagtggcattttacagaatgaattaTCAACAAGGCAAAACAACTCGTAATTTTACAAATGAATCATCAACAAGGAAACATAACTCATATTTAATCTGTGGGtgtataaatattttgatatgaagTCCAATACCAAGCAACAAAAATGGGTTTCAATGCAATTTGAATCACATATATTGTGTCGTTAAAAAGTTGTATTAGGAAAGTTAGGAAATGTTTTTGAAACACtaaattgtcacttggtctacaccCACTTTATCTATTTGATCTTGTCCCACAAGGTCTAAACCTAGttcatttaaaggagaatgaaacccttgaaactagctgaatccatatcaaagagaaaaatcaaagaaacatattgttgaaagtttgaggaagattgaatgaataataagaaagttatgagcatttgaatattgagatcactagtgccatgtagatcctccccatcggcaatgcgaccaagatctgtgatatcacacacgtacaactccctcattactttagtacttatttcacttatattctcacttttatagggtctatcacaaggttaggtgttttctttatgagatgacaagtacagaggtttcacaacattatatcattgatgaatcgtttgtcatatgattagaatgagcaaaaagagatgttttggggtatattttcagtgtccgaatgggagagttgtacgtgtgtgacatcacagatcttggtcgcattgccaatgggaggatctccatagcattagtgatctcgacattcaaatgctcataactcttttattgctagtcctattttactcaaagttttgttgatcttattctttgatttttctgctttcacaaaagctaacttgctccaagagtttcattctcctttaaaaccTTTCATATACTTACCATTTAGTCTTAGTTGCCATTTAGTCCATTACCAGTTTGTCTGATTTGCACTCTAGTCATTTGGTGTATATGATTAGATTCtcatttgacaaagtgcaaAAGAGCTAGGGGGTAGACAATCTTGAAATTAGAGCATATAGGTATTACAATTCTTGCAGTTGGACTAAGTGATGGTTGGACGAAAAaataattagaccaaattgattgTAGTTCAACTGAGTTTAGCAATCATCGTGCTAGATGATATAAGGATTAGACCACccgctagtagaccaagtgctagtagaccaagtggttacaAATCTGTTatatcttgtttttctttatttttcacagaataataatgatggttcGATGGATACATCAGGAGTATTTGTAAGTATAATCATTTCTCCTTCTGTGGGCTGCACGATTATGACAATAATACAGAAATTTTGTGACAATGAAACTTCAATGAATAGGTGATATGAGGTCCACAATACCTCCCCTATCAAAATATCGTAAACAACGAGCTTTTAATGTTATGAAATTAAGTATAAAAGCTTGTCAAGTAGACTAACTTGTATTATTTATCCTGATGTTTCACTTTCCCATCATGTGTGAATAATAAATTTCTGCCAAAAAATCATTTGGCCTGATGAATCTACCTGGATAAGATATGAATTGTCTAATGAAAAATACAAGTAAGTCCAGTTGACAAGTTTTCCACCTTTATTCATAACATTGAAATTTCATACTCtgttgtttttgtatttttaatcaaattatatTCAACACAGTAAAAAGAGAAGCTTCATAATCTAATCTACTTGGGGAGTGTTTCACTATTCAAAGgttttatccaacaagtcctGCTGTATCCGACCGTTACCATAGTCTTAGTGCTTCTCAGCCCATCAAATTCAAGGACAGTTTTCAGATCCAAGATACCAGATCCCAGGGAAAGGCTCATAAAAAGGTCATCCCTGACCAATATTTTATTCCCCATATCCATTCTGTTAGACTGAGCTTGAAAATGTGgttgtgaaaacaaaaatgataaagttTAAACATGTGTTTATCAGCGTACAGTGTGTAAACAGTTATACTTTATTCTGTAGACACACGGTGATGCAGATGATGAGCTTggagatgacgatgatgatttgGTCGATGCACTGCTAGACGGTGCTTCAAGTGGAGTAGATGAAAAGATAGTTCCTATGCCTCGGCCAAGAGTGACGAGAATGGTCTCCAGCACCAGTCGAGGATGCAAGATAGAGCAGATGAAGACATTGTCCGAGTCCTTTGACAAGGAGTCGTCGGCATCGTCGCCCTCCCACACGATGACAAGCAGTTCCTCAACGACGACTGGAGATGATTCTGCCTCTGCCTCGCTCAGGATCGGTCGCATCTCGAGATTCCCCAGCTACAGTTTCCTCGGGAGcagtgatgatgacggtgatgatgaagacgatTACGATGAAGATATGGCGCGCAGCAAGAGCAGGTATCAAGAGCTAATGTACTTCCCATCAAGAAAACTTGAAATTCCTGAGGGTTTTTGATCTGGATGTTTGCCTTTCAACAAATGCTCAAATTTATTTAAACAatcttgtttcataaagacttactattatggtaactttgcgaTTATGGTAACTTCCATGGATAtctcagacctgccaaccagtacgttttagccgtatttagtacgtttttttttaattttattttttaactaaatcgtaatttattgagaaaaataatctctatatgtctctatttcataaaacgtacacaaatatggttattagatcaatgtaatttcaggtaacttgcttttttttcaatcattttgttcaaaccagggtgaagatatacacatgttttaatgttttttttttcatctgcaagagcagtgcgcattttagcttgcatgcagcttgagtgcCGCCATGAGCGattgcgccaagcattttattatgaaatacacttttttggggaaaaatacagttttttttatcacagaatacagtttttcattcccagaggttggcaggtctgatatCTTGCTGGGCTTACCATTATGGCAGAGGCCATAATGGTAAAATTACAGTCATTGTAAGTCCCCAGTGTATTACATGGGCTTGCGCTTTTATCATATGCTTATCGTAGGATTTCATTGTGTATGCCTTTTAAAATATTTGCATGTATAAACTTTCCCATCAGTTTCACCAAATGGTTAACCATAGAATTTACAAACCTTGTTTTCATTTGTTGTTAATTTGTCTGTTAATTTTGAAAGTAATAAGATATATGTTCTTTATATTGTTTGCCTAACCTTGTGTTTCCTTTTGTCAGCTATTCATATTATCTACAACTAAATGCTTTTAATTCTGCAGTTGTATCTACCAAATACTCTACAAATTTGCATTCATGCCATACATTGTTATGCTGTAGAAGAAGCAGCAGCTTCAAATATCATAACATTGACGAAGATTCCGAGAAATTCATGTTCTATTATAAATCTCTGAATCATATTCCACACCATGTGTGTAGCAATCAAAGCATCatcaaaatatggctttatgaATCATTCAGGAAATAGTTGTGTCAATCGTTtatattctcattattttgttcaaattattaCGCCAATTTTTCACCTGTGCTTAAATGCTCGCTTGCTGCAGTATCACCATtattacagagagagagaaagaaagatagagagagagagagagagagagagagatacatgtagatacaacCACCCTACATACACCCTATGATGATCATAGAcaggccccatcttacaaagacttacgatcaatccgatcaatctcaagtgtatggaaatccatccataccataaatttttctacaaaaaatTTGTACgatctccttagtaaacaaagagaatcacactgaatcttcaagagaacaatgaatgtattaatatacatcatatctactTTTTTGTTATCTAGAAATTATtcttaacaaacatgcattttagatgttgacgttgctggccgtccatagttgcgattgatcggatcaatggcaactctttgtaagacggggtcctgaTATCAATGGGGCATTGAGGTTAACAAGAAGGatgataaaatcatattttttctcattcttaGGTTGGAGGAGGAATTTGAAATTGTAGACCAACCATTTTCGagtacgtatatatatatatatccctgTCCTACGGACTatatgttaaaggacaagtccaccccaacacaaagttgatttgaaaaaaaggagaaaaatccaacaagcaaaacactgaaaatttcatcaaaatcggatgtaaaataaaaaagttatgacatttttttttttaaagtttcgcttaatttcacaaaacagttatatgcaaatcctggtcggtatgcaaatgaggagactgatgatgtcacccgcagactcactatttcttttgtatctcgttatatgaatattctaattttctcctccttgtcaagtgaaacaaagttttatttctccctgaacatgtggaattaccattattgtaacagtttatggttaagttaagttggtccttattgtcaaatttgtagaaaatgaaatattgtattattcaaacaataaaaaacaaaagaaatagtgagtgatggacatcatcgactctctcatttgcatatcgccgagttgtgcatttaactgttttgtgaaaaacaagcgaaacttaaaaatgtcataactttcttattttacacccaatCTCGAttaaatttgcagcgttatgtttgtttgatttttctctatcgattcaaatcaacaattttctggggtggacttgaccttttacttttatttctgtTTCATCAATTACACCTTGGTTTTCCTCTCCGTCCACTCGTGGGAGTGTGTCATGTACGATGTTTTATCCAACAGAATGTTTACACCGGCAGTTATTACGGAAGTTCatcctgacaaaaagtttattgtaaaaatagcagaaaaaagtaattaaaaatattcccaaaggtttgagaaagatccatcagaaaataaagtttttagaattttaattatttaatgtgtgatgtcatatgcatgcgagcagctttcctacatgtacatacttgtAATgtatggagagaaaaaaatcaatgaaatgtcattttctcagaaaattgtaaattgtttttactgtaccttcagtatatcaatagacaaatcatttcaaatccttcctaaaaagaaaacaaaactaaGTCATCTCGAACCATTGAACATtataatttatgcattttatatttatagggcagctgctcgtttatgacgccACAAATCCAAagcttaaaattctaataaatttcttaatctttcacagattttcctcaaaccttcacccacatttttttgttatttttttctgctagtTTTAcgacaaacttttcttcagggtgaacttcccctttaatagctACCGGTATACATCTGTGCGTCTCAGTCAGTCAAACTCAAGGACAGAACTCATCAGTTGAAAGCAACAGCCAAGCTCTTTACATAAAGTTCTGTTCTTACCTTGAATTTAACTCTAATCCATTATTACAAAACCAGTGTTAAAACATTCCTAAGATGGTCAAACCACTGTGTTGCTATTGCCTGAGCGGTTGCCAAGTGATTGACAGTCGTCACACAAATTGAAATGCATGGATAATAGCATTTTCTGTATGCCAAAGTTTTCTTGAAGagaatgaaaatcaattaaaatgccAAGTCAATACGTGCAAAAATGTCGCTATGAATCGTTAGAGACAAGAGGCGAACTCGTGCTGCAtgttattaatgaaaaaaagtacCAGTATGCGTATTATTGGGAAGTATATTATATAATCActtatcaaaagaaaaacactCTGAACTTTTCGTTCCATTCTATTTCCAGTGCGTTCCAGGCCGGCCACCCGCCATGTACGTGTCATGCAGGATCGCCGTCGATCCCGATCGCTCAGCCGACTGGAAGACTACGAGAACATGGAGTTCTTGAACTCACCAGGTTGTTACAGGTATGCCCAACCAGGCAGCAAAGATTCCCCGCCAGCCAAAGCTCTCTCGCGGGAGAGTTCCggcaaaggtcaaaggtcaattaaccGTGTTGAATCTTGGCTTCTTGTCTCTAACCCCAAAGCATCCGTTCCAAAGTTAAGGGTCCCGCCCATGCAGGCTAAAGAGAACGCACATAGTCCAGGAACCGACTCTGAAGGCTGCATGCAGGAATGCATCCAGCCTTCGGAGCAGTGGTTAGGTCCTCCATTAGAACCTATCAAACAAGAAGAGCAGCTGCTCAGTAAACGCATCAAAAACCTCTCCGGGTTCTTGGTAATGAACCGGGGATCCTACCGATTTGGGGTGCATAGAAAAGGTGGCCAAAAAGTAGTTAAACATAAAGAAAAACCAGGATGAATGAAGGCAATTAAGACTGCTCTAATCTTGGAAACAAAAGTGCAATAACACTGTAAATATCACTCCTCTTTTAAATGCTCTGTACATGTCATTAAATGAATTGTGCTGGCGTATCGTcagtttttaaaatactttttatattgtttttaaatattatacAAGTATTTTTCAGACTagcatcaaatgaaaatagacCTTGGACCTATTTCTTGTAGAAATTTGTGCAATTATTAAATCTTGGTGATGGTTCTCTTCTCAAAAATAAGGCATAGAATGGCATAGATTCTTTTTAGAATTGTAGAAAGACTGtttaaggagaatgaaaccatcGGAGAAaaacaatagtaataaaaacagaaaataaagcaatttagaaaaaaattcaCTTAATATCACTTACGAAATGACTGAGCTATGGAAGTTCTGAAAGCCTTAATTTACTTTATATGGcgatcttcaaattggcaatgttgCTTCAAAATGGCAGGCGAAGTAGCTCAACACTCAATTTGTACATGAACATTAATTTGTATGATTTCTTCTGTAGATGCTGCTTGTCTTTTGAATAATTTTCCCCATGATATCTGTATAACTTCAGCAGTGGAGGTGACAGACTACAAAAAGGTGTAAAAGGTATATGAATGAGTGTTACTCCAAAACCTATCACAATTTAAGCATCATTGTCCATTTGAGGAGTGCCATGGAACGTGAATTGAGACTTTTCAAACCTTTTCAACTTCCTCATTAATagccgattttgatggaattttatgttttttaagaTTTCTTCCCtcaatactctttttttttcattaaaaaaaaatttccctgaagtttcattctcctttgatTAAAAATGATATCACTCATAATCATGTATGTTAACATCTCAGGAAATATTTATTTGGGAAGCTCAATGCATTTTGCTAAGTGCCTTTTACCAAGCTTACTTGTAAAtaggtgtacatgtacatgtagcatagatgattttttttctacatttttgtaTTGGGTTATGTGCCTGGTTCAGAGAAATTACAGGTTTTACAAGGAGATGtaagaaatgttttattgtgTTATTCATATGATCTCATCTTTGATTATAAGATTAATGGTAGTCGAACGTACATGAGAAGTAGAATGTTGACCTTCCAAGTGCAAGAATGTCTTCTATAACATATATGCTTCTGAGTACTCACAGTCAGTAGCGGACCATGACCCGAAGGAGAcaaatgattggaggggcactgtattctttgtgaacaacgctgtgcccctccaatgctttgtctcctccgggtcacggtccgccactgctcACAGTAGCAATTTACATTTGATGGTAGGATTCGTTGAACTTTGTAAGGTTTGCATGTGTGGgcgcgttgtggtctagtggttctgactctcgtctttcaaacatggggtcgtgggttcgagtcctagccgtggcgtgttttccttcagcaagaaatttatccacactgtggtgcactcgacccaggtgaggtgaatgggttccCGGCAGGGtgaattccttgcatgcactgagcgccagTGATGGTACCTCGAGCCaaagccgggataataatagtaataacaatgtGCCTCGGAATAGATCGTTTCTAGTTAGATggtgctatacaaatgcctattgttataattattataattatggaATCTAACATTTCATCtctattctttatttctatCTTTATGGGCTTGATTAAAAGTATTTCATGATTATATACACTAGAGGTATTTCTAATAGATCCTGCAATCATTTCTGATCAATTCTTTCAAAGTCTTCCTTTATTCATAATGGTTAGCTGCAATTTACAATCCTTCAGCCAGTTTCATAAACGGGGGTGTGAGGGTTCAGATTTTCAGCTGATTTcagattgtttttgttttgattttcagcttaatttcagcttatttttggctttcctctgtacaaaaagtatgggagccctttctatttcagactttttccaACATTCTTTAGCTTTTTTCGGATCTTTTTATTAATTGTGACCACCTCACATCCCTGCATTAAGGACTTGATATC
It contains:
- the LOC129268809 gene encoding caspase recruitment domain-containing protein 11-like isoform X1; this translates as MATSSPEADETQPTTHSLNGSDMEELSSKSIGMEKIPPLSASELEELLKSNWSKLVRNLEVERILPSFQDAYLLDVTDRERITNASKYPTSVERAGIFLDTLSRRGDKAIKLLFSQVEEHYPDLYKEITGREPKITRQRLKTIMGQKAFLTPALTLTILTQLAEMLEVKEKQEKELERSKKDVEVQRLDIEKLNHTRNVLLRKNKALRVKKEERDKMETELAQRTTMLKDVQNKLLKFQREADKAKHHARMATFKNFHLEYELRETQNRRNIERRQTRNLQRSVKNHEKLLSEHNITYTFDPKKVEELQRELEKIDDFRRSVAISDEVCEISERVKSQLADVRQTNKGLNLKVRRKQEENERLRGDIDLLKQERTMMRETMKMNRLHLEMSQKELEIVSHERAKLNQAYEEVLKDLSQSFLNTASLQRSVNKLRLDYADLSERVINNNDGSMDTSGVFTHGDADDELGDDDDDLVDALLDGASSGVDEKIVPMPRPRVTRMVSSTSRGCKIEQMKTLSESFDKESSASSPSHTMTSSSSTTTGDDSASASLRIGRISRFPSYSFLGSSDDDGDDEDDYDEDMARSKSRLEEEFEIVDQPFSMRSRPATRHVRVMQDRRRSRSLSRLEDYENMEFLNSPGCYRYAQPGSKDSPPAKALSRESSGKGQRSINRVESWLLVSNPKASVPKLRVPPMQAKENAHSPGTDSEGCMQECIQPSEQWLGPPLEPIKQEEQLLSKRIKNLSGFLVMNRGSYRFGVHRKGGQKVVKHKEKPG
- the LOC129268809 gene encoding caspase recruitment domain-containing protein 11-like isoform X2 — protein: MEELSSKSIGMEKIPPLSASELEELLKSNWSKLVRNLEVERILPSFQDAYLLDVTDRERITNASKYPTSVERAGIFLDTLSRRGDKAIKLLFSQVEEHYPDLYKEITGREPKITRQRLKTIMGQKAFLTPALTLTILTQLAEMLEVKEKQEKELERSKKDVEVQRLDIEKLNHTRNVLLRKNKALRVKKEERDKMETELAQRTTMLKDVQNKLLKFQREADKAKHHARMATFKNFHLEYELRETQNRRNIERRQTRNLQRSVKNHEKLLSEHNITYTFDPKKVEELQRELEKIDDFRRSVAISDEVCEISERVKSQLADVRQTNKGLNLKVRRKQEENERLRGDIDLLKQERTMMRETMKMNRLHLEMSQKELEIVSHERAKLNQAYEEVLKDLSQSFLNTASLQRSVNKLRLDYADLSERVINNNDGSMDTSGVFTHGDADDELGDDDDDLVDALLDGASSGVDEKIVPMPRPRVTRMVSSTSRGCKIEQMKTLSESFDKESSASSPSHTMTSSSSTTTGDDSASASLRIGRISRFPSYSFLGSSDDDGDDEDDYDEDMARSKSRLEEEFEIVDQPFSMRSRPATRHVRVMQDRRRSRSLSRLEDYENMEFLNSPGCYRYAQPGSKDSPPAKALSRESSGKGQRSINRVESWLLVSNPKASVPKLRVPPMQAKENAHSPGTDSEGCMQECIQPSEQWLGPPLEPIKQEEQLLSKRIKNLSGFLVMNRGSYRFGVHRKGGQKVVKHKEKPG